A section of the Nitrospirota bacterium genome encodes:
- the uppS gene encoding di-trans,poly-cis-decaprenylcistransferase, translating to MDGNGRWANLRGRPRVEGHKQGAHRTKEIIEAAAELGIKVLTLYAFSIENWKRPEFEVDTLMDLLDYYLQTEILELLQKGIVFKVIGNREKLPDKIRYLIDQAEDMTASNTGMLLLMAISYGGRDDILRAVRKMAQNGEDIVNLSEELFVEHLDTAGCGMVDLIIRTGGEKRISNFLIWQAAYAELYFTDTLWPDFTKEDFYEAMEDYKSRQRRFGAIPEDIEAPKVTPGKCT from the coding sequence ATGGATGGTAACGGCAGATGGGCAAACCTGAGGGGACGTCCCCGCGTAGAAGGCCATAAGCAGGGGGCACACAGGACAAAGGAAATTATTGAAGCTGCAGCGGAACTCGGCATAAAGGTGTTAACGCTGTATGCGTTTTCAATAGAGAACTGGAAAAGGCCGGAGTTTGAAGTGGATACTCTTATGGATTTGCTGGATTATTACTTACAGACGGAAATCCTTGAGCTTCTGCAAAAGGGGATTGTGTTTAAAGTTATTGGCAACCGTGAAAAGCTGCCGGATAAAATCCGGTATCTGATAGATCAGGCTGAGGACATGACAGCTTCTAACACTGGAATGCTGCTTTTAATGGCTATCAGCTACGGCGGCAGAGACGACATCCTGCGCGCTGTCAGAAAGATGGCACAAAATGGAGAGGATATTGTAAATCTCTCTGAGGAACTTTTTGTGGAACATCTGGATACTGCAGGCTGCGGCATGGTGGATTTAATAATTCGTACCGGCGGAGAAAAAAGAATCAGCAATTTTCTTATATGGCAGGCAGCATATGCGGAGCTTTATTTTACGGATACTCTTTGGCCGGACTTCACTAAAGAGGATTTTTACGAGGCCATGGAGGATTATAAGTCAAGACAAAGGCGTTTCGGTGCTATCCCCGAGGATATT